TGGGCCGCGGCCCGGGTCCCGTTCCAGCTTCGGGGCCGCGCGCTCGACGCGCTGATGGCCGCGCCCGAGCCCGCCGCCACGCCGCGCCCGGTCCCGCGCGGGGCCGTGGGCGCCGCGAACCGCATGGTCGCGGCGCTGGCGCGCGTGCCCGGCTCGCCCTGGCGGGACACCTGCCTGTACCGCAGCATCGCCGAGTGCCTGGTGCTGCGGCGCTACGGGGTTCCCGCCTTCGTGCGCATCGGCGTGCGCAACGAGAACCCGCCGCACGGGCGCATCATGGCGCACGCCTGGGTCGTCCGCGCGGGCGACGACGGGGCCCCGCCCGAGGCCACGCACAACGAG
The window above is part of the Longimicrobiaceae bacterium genome. Proteins encoded here:
- a CDS encoding lasso peptide biosynthesis B2 protein — translated: MRATPGAVASGIWAAARVPFQLRGRALDALMAAPEPAATPRPVPRGAVGAANRMVAALARVPGSPWRDTCLYRSIAECLVLRRYGVPAFVRIGVRNENPPHGRIMAHAWVVRAGDDGAPPEATHNELLHSLLVRG